The following proteins are co-located in the Macadamia integrifolia cultivar HAES 741 chromosome 3, SCU_Mint_v3, whole genome shotgun sequence genome:
- the LOC122074125 gene encoding ATP synthase subunit beta, mitochondrial-like: MASRKVLSSLFRSSVRRSASKPSSSIISPRSPSPSPTTRASPKGYLLNRAVDYATSAAAAAPSSPSPPPTKGASPSGKITDEFTGAGAIGQVCQVIGAVVDVRFDEGLPPILTALEVMDNSIRLVLEVAQHLGENMVRTIAMDGTEGLVRGQRVLNTGSPITVPVGRATLGRIMNVIGEPIDERGDIKTDHFLPIHREAPAFVEQATEQQILVTGIKVVDLLAPYQRGGKIGLFGGAGVGKTVLIMELINNVAKAHGGFSVFAGVGERTREGNDLYREMIESGVIKLGEKQSDSKCALVYGQMNEPPGARARVGLTGLTVAEHFRDAEGQDVLLFIDNIFRFTQANSEVSALLGRIPSAVGYQPTLATDLGGLQERITTTKKGSITSVQAIYVPADDLTDPAPATTFAHLDATTVLSRQISELGIYPAVDPLDSTSRMLSPHILGEGHYNTARGVQKVLQNYKNLQDIIAILGMDELSEDDKLTVARARKIQRFLSQPFHVAEVFTGAPGKYVELKESIASFQGVLDGKYDDLSEQSFYMVGGIEEVIAKAEKIAKESAS; the protein is encoded by the exons ATGGCTTCTCGCAAGGTCTTATCATCTCTCTTCCGATCGTCCGTACGAAGATCTGCATCGAAGCCATCATCATCGATCATCAGCCCTAGAAGTCCTTCTCCTTCCCCTACAACTCGCGCTTCTCCCAAGGGTTATCTCCTCAATCGCGCGGTAGATTATGCCACTTCTGCAGCAGCTGCAGCACCATCATCGCCTTCTCCACCTCCAACGAAGGGGGCTAGCCCTAGCGGCAAGATCACTGATGAGTTCACTGGTGCCGGCGCGATCGGTCAGGTCTGTCAGGTCATCGGTGCCGTCGTCGATGTCCGATTTGATGAGGGTTTACCTCCGATCTTGACTGCTCTTGAGGTCATGGATAATTCGATCCGTTTGGTTCTTGAAGTTGCTCAGCATTTGGGTGAGAACATGGTGAGGACCATTGCCATGGACGGAACTGAAGGTCTTGTTCGTGGTCAGAGGGTGCTCAACACTGGTTCTCCAATTACT GTGCCTGTTGGTAGAGCTACACTTGGCCGTATCATGAATGTGATTGGAGAGCCTATTGATGAGAGGGGTGACATAA AAACCGATCATTTCCTACCCATCCACCGTGAAGCCCCAGCATTTGTTGAACAGGCAACTGAGCAACAGATCCTAGTCACTGGAATTAAG GTTGTGGATCTCCTTGCACCATACCAGAGAGGAGGAAAGATTGGTTTGTTTGGTGGTGCTGGTGTAGGGAAGACAGTGCTTATCATGGAACTGATTAACAATGTTGCCAAAGCTCACG GTGGTTTCTCTGTCTTTGCTGGTGTTGGTGAGCGTACACGTGAGGGTAATGATCTCTACAGGGAAATGATTGAGAGCGGTGTTATCAAGCTAGGGGAAAAGCAG AGTGACAGCAAGTGTGCTCTTGTGTATGGTCAAATGAATGAGCCCCCTGGTGCACGTGCTCGTGTGGGGCTTACTGGGCTCACTGTGGCTGAGCACTTCCGCGATGCTGAGGGGCAAGATGTGCTTCTCTTCATTGACAACATCTTCCGTTTCACTCAA GCGAACTCAGAGGTGTCTGCCTTGCTTGGACGTATCCCGTCTGCTGTCGGATACCAACCAACTTTGGCTACAGATCTTGGAGGCCTGCAAGAGCGTATTACTACTACTAAGAAAGGTTCAATCACATCAGTCCAAGCTATTTATGTGCCTGCTGATGACTTGACGGATCCAGCTCCTGCAACCACTTTTGCCCATCTGGATGCCACAACTGTGTTGTCCCGACAG ATCTCTGAGCTTGGTATTTATCCTGCTGTCGATCCCCTGGATTCTACATCCCGTATGCTTTCTCCTCATATTTTGGGAGAAGGGCATTACAATACTGCCCGTGGTGTACAGAAGGTTTTGCAGAATTACAAGAATCTTCAAGATATTATTGCCATTTTGGGAATGGATGAGCTCAGTGAAGACGACAAGTTGACTGTCGCTCGTGCGCGCAAGATACAGAGGTTCCTGAGTCAGCCTTTCCATGTTGCAGAAGTTTTCACTGGTGCCCCGGGGAAGTATGTAGAGTTGAAGGAGAGCATTGCAAGCTTCCAG GGTGTATTGGATGGGAAATATGATGACCTTTCTGAGCAATCCTTCTACATGGTTggaggaattgaagaggtcatCGCCAAGGCTGAGAAGATTGCAAAGGAGTCGGCATCTTAA
- the LOC122074251 gene encoding F-box/kelch-repeat protein At1g57790-like — translation MADLCLADIKSFHLVCKRWRSIEFSGNRCRHMNQIPWLMISNCHRRLTSSCTLIDPSSKKIHSIEIKGINRFHDNIELCTTKFGWLLLSQLRIALLDVLLDNVNFYTAFFLYSPFIGHRIDLPNLNSTFNVATFSSAPTSPDCVFFVFTDKLTISICRQGDKAWTSISLSVGFSPIKDVVYSKGMFYCSTIRGGLGVFDVSQLSWSVLPEPNAIMDVPSFDYSSYMVGDEEEDQLLLVLVSNSRRWVLVHKLDRSEMKWVKVEELRDKSLFVSSGSTSIFVSFKNKRTEKVMNRIYYCMPSESPKFYSFKASKSFKASGIYGDLTANESPNKFFWIEPPY, via the coding sequence ATGGCTGATCTATGTTTAGCTGATATTAAAAGTTTCCATTTAGTTTGCAAGCGATGGAGATCCATAGAATTTTCTGGTAATCGATGTCGGCACATGAATCAAATACCATGGCTGATGATCTCAAACTGCCATCGTAGATTAACTTCATCGTGTACACTCATCGACCCATCTTCGAAGAAAATTCACTCCATTGAAATCAAAGGCATTAATAGATTTCATGATAATATTGAACTCTGTACTACCAAGTTCGGTTGGTTGTTACTATCTCAACTTCGTATCGCTCTCTTGGATGTTCTCTTGGATAATGTTAACTTTTACACTGCCTTCTTTCTCTACTCTCCCTTTATTGGTCATAGGATCGACTTGCCCAACTTGAATTCTACCTTCAATGTCGCAACTTTTTCCTCAGCGCCCACTTCCCCTGATTGTGTATTCTTTGTTTTCACGGACAAACTGACTATCAGTATATGTCGCCAAGGAGACAAGGCTTGGACCTCAATAAGTTTATCCGTTGGATTTTCACCGATTAAGGATGTAGTCTACTCCAAGGGGATGTTCTATTGCTCGACAATTCGCGGTGGATTAGGGGTTTTCGACGTCTCTCAACTATCATGGAGTGTTCTTCCTGAACCTAACGCAATAATGGATGTTCCAAGCTTCGATTATAGTAGTTATATGGTAGGAGATGAGGAGGAGGATCAGCTCTTACTTGTTCTTGTGAGCAATTCACGTCGTTGGGTTTTGGTTCATAAGCTAGATAGATCAGAAATGAAGTGGGTCAAAGTTGAAGAGTTAAGAGATAAGTCATTGTTTGTTAGCTCTGGTAGCACATCGATTTTTGTTAGCTTTAAGAACAAGAGAACTGAAAAGGTGATGAATAGAATTTATTATTGTATGCCCTCTGAGTCCCCTAAGTTCTACTCTTTCAAAGCTTCGAAATCCTTTAAAGCTTCTGGGATTTATGGTGATCTCACAGCCAATGAGTCTCCCAATAAGTTTTTTTGGATTGAACCTCCTTATTAA